In Ostrinia nubilalis chromosome 6, ilOstNubi1.1, whole genome shotgun sequence, the genomic window gtataattttagataaacatacctcgttcaactggatttgacttctttggaatgcaatatgaatgatcataaagaactgtaacaaagtatagatataattaataattgaaattatatattatttattgataagcatacaacacatgtttgtggttacaaagaaagaactttgttaaattgcattcggttggtttgttttggaaaccaaagaaaattaattaagacatctaaataattcagaaaaattgatagatagtaaattaaatttaaaaaaaataattgaagtcatcatcatacctgtcttgaggttttctttattggagtcttttacatgaagaggaaactctgtcaaaacttcatctggcaagatgggattgctcaattccagtgttggaatagctgagttcttcagccgagttcctttggcattgaaggattcaggagtgaagtgcccaccacaaacaaacttcagttggtgtaacttttcaataggtacataaaatatgctaagtcttctatgccagcatttttaacccacattagacaactgaaataagaaatacctattagaaaagaaaaagaataacaaactgaaatttattcatcaactaatttcttttagtattgttatgcaattcatttacagagtacgaaacaaaatactgaaattaaaaattggttatggttatttactgtatgattaaaaatattaatcccagcctttaagtttacacaatcagtaaaattatcttgtaataaattagtgttattagaaacttaccggtcagaatccagaggaaacctactcaaaagtaagggtgatccaccacgacttcgcctcttattacaaataacgcacttcttgttgtttctactctccattatcagtagaagcctaaaatgaaataggtattaattaaacaaagcctataatttctctccaaccagtgtcaatgccctggttcatgcatttaccagttttgaaagtacatttacattttcatcacatagggttgtttttaatgaaaaatagatttgtaatagatctaatatttcaagtaagtagataacatacccattaaacagaaaagtaaataagagtttaaacttctgtagaagttgaaacacagcttatttaaaagagtctctatctcacaaaaaacataacactgaacagcaaactttatcacgcccgatacggaggaacttaatcaactcaacgtaaacgacagaaaagtttatttacagtaatattgcaccaaatctgagaaaataacttcacacgaatcaattcgccggttaaaaactcaaactcaattgacagacattttttttcatttgtcaaactaacaatactaccaacataaggacactaacaattatttttagtatggtggtattgatccgcgggttcccctgctatagtgaaatcaatccaaaatgcactttattgcttaaaggataaggttgtatatcaattgctacatatagagactagtttttgtatgagaagtgtctacccactggttTTGACACCAATCAATTTGTTGACGTTTGGTCTGCTATCGATTTGGGTGGGCttatttttgctatttgtaaataaaaactataaTTAAGTAGTGAATTATATAGAAATGAGTTTCAAAAACCAATGCAGAACATGTTTGGGCAGGGAGAAGGAAATGAGACATGTACACGCCTTTGTAAATATAACCGGGGACGAAGTAAGACTGTCCGATATTTTAGAGAACTTTTACAACtataaggtaagtatgttttattatttccttACATAAAAACAATTATATTTAATCAGAACAACTAATCCACGGTTTCACAGTTATTTATAGCAACTTGTATCAGTACAACAACATAGTGTTTGCACTTTGTGGTTAGTGGTTACTATACTTTATTTAGTAactttatttataatgttaatTCTTATTCATTTATTGGCAGTGATTATTCCATCTATCAATGTTACCATCTTTTATTATCTGAAAGAATAAAATTGATCCTTGACTTTTTTGTACCAGATATTGCAATAACTCATACTTTATCTTCAACATTTCAGATATCATCCGAAGACCCTTATCCAGAAAATATCTGCATCAACTGTGTTCACCAGCTAACAATAACATACTCATTCAAAGCACTTATTGAAGCCAGTGCTAAAACATTAGCCGATGCTTCACAACAGCTGGAAGCAACCAGCGACAATGATTGCGAATATAACTATGAATCTGACGAACTCAAACAGGACCTGAAATCAAGAAGCTAcaaagaaaagaagaagaaacacAAAAAATTGCCTCCCCCACCACCTGTTGAGAATGAAATGATCGTTGTTTTCTGTGTAGAATGTAAAACTGAATTTACGTCAATTAAGGCCCTTACTGAACACTGCACCAGTAATCACCCTGTAAAATCAGATGTTGGAAGGGACTGTGAATACTGCAATGAAAAGTTTGAAGACTTTCGGTCTTTAGCTCGACACAGAAAGCTGCATTTAAAACCTTATTTATGTGAAAACTGCTGGGAAGGCTTCTATGATGTTAATGATCTAAACTGCCACTCTTGCCAGCCAAACGTTGACAACAAAGATAAGAATAGGTCTGAGAGAATATTACGTCAATGTGATCAATGTGGGAAGTCGTATCCTCCAGGATACATAAGAATACACATGCTTACGCATAGCAACGATCGTCCATACAGCTGTAAATACTGCCCAAAGAGGTTCAAAGTGCCTGGAGGCCTTCATTCTCACATACTTTGGAATCACAAGAGAACAAGAAATCATAAATGTGAAGTGTGTAATGCAACATTTATATCGTCTAGCTCACGAAGCTCTCATATACGTAAGAATCACCTGAAAGAAAAGAAGTATGGTTGTGACAGTTGTGGCAAACGGTTCTTCTCAAAATCAGAATTGCAACGTCACTCTTTAACACACACTGGGGTCAAAAACTTCCATTGCCATTTATGTGATAAGTCATACCAGACACGTTATGGTTTAAATGTACACCTTAAATCCCATTCACAGAATTTGTaacattatcaaaaattttgttGGCAATAACTATTGGATagtacaaaatttatttattgatctcatttgaagtttttgtttgtatgtatgtataagtgcaatgcaataaattatgtaaCAAAGCAATAATGTATCATAATATATCTGattttaccaaataaataagtatacaatattaacaaacattactttgtttcaatattAACCAATCTGTAGAGAGTGGTGTAACGTGTAACATAAAATATCCAATTTTAATTGTTCCTTTATTCCCATCTGTCCCCTTTGCCCCAGTGGTCAATGGCACCTATTCTGTTTCATTTGCCTTCTTCGTAGTTATAGTACAGGGGCTCATTTGCATTTCGTATACATAATAATTCTCAGTTTAATTTGTTATGAAAAATATGAGTGAGAATcaagtaaatattttacaacaggacaataataacaaaatttctcttcatttcaaAAGTGCAGAAGCTGTGGTTTATTACATCACAGGAAATGATATTTgtgaataaagattatttatttatttatttattattatttacaaaaagtaatattgaAGGACACCAACTTACAccattaaaacacaaataaaccAGGTACGAAActttaatacaatttaataaacgAAAACATACATTTAATGAATAGACACTAGTTTAATTAAAGTAGTTAAATCTTACAAACATAACAGCTACTTAGGAAATCAATGATCACAAGTGATAATAAATGTGCAATTCAAATTGTTATGGCCTATGATTAATTTAGCTGTGCAAAaatttgattaattatttttttcgaacaTATCGAATTGCACAGCTTTTTCGAAACGAAAGCGAAACTGTTATTATtaaacattatttataatttaaattaaattaaactaaattttCCTGGTTCTTTAAACTAAACAAATTACGACTTTTCTTACAAAATCCACCTCCAATGCTAAAGCCAAGTGTATCACAAGAAGTCTTTTCCAATTTTATccataaaaaaatcatacaattttttttgggaTGGTGCAAAAAACCATAAAGGTCAATCAAATAAGCCAATATTCTTATTGATACAACAAACTGTATCATCTCATTACCGACAACTTTTAACAGGCCAACTTACAAGAAACGAATTTCTGCAATAGATTTTGAGTTTTATATCATTAGCTtattcatcatcaccatcatttctgccataggacgtccactgctgaacataggccttcccaatgatttccacaatagccggttggtggcggtctgcatccagcttATTACTCAAAATCAATTAAGAATTTCTTCATAGATTGATAAGCTAGCATAACTTTTGAAACTTATTGTTTTATGCATAAAATGTTACaggatacaataaataataatatttggccACTTCTATTACTTTGTAGAACCTCGGAATTGCAGTTATGTGTCAATAATTACTGGAAAATCGAAATTGTgaataatacctactaaaatcacattaatatcaatttaaaacTTCTAAAATTATGAAAACTATGTTAAAACGCATTTTAAATTGCACATAAAATACTAATAGAGACACGGGTAATATAATATTGGAATTGATAAGTGAATTATGTCGATCTAACAAAGATTTTAGTTAATATTGATTCTCCTATTTGAGATGTAAACTGTTTAGTTAGCACCTTGGTACATTATGAATTGACAATGATTTATTGAAATATGTATGTTTGTATATTATAAAACCTATAGAGAAATAAACCAAATGTGGATATAAGAATATTTAAAAGAGAATTAGAAAAATTTCGCGGCAAAATTAAGGCACAGGCAATGAATGAATCGGTGGGTAGTGTATTTTATATTAGTTTCGAAAATGGTTAGGTACCATAATTATGATGAATGTATCAAATAGGAGGCAAGCATGTTCATACAGCGGAtattataaaagtataaaaatataacttccaTTTTACAGTCCGACCACGATCCTGGCAAACGCAGCGGCAGCGCCACTTCCAAACTAATCTGTCAAAAATTAGAATAACTTTTGTAGTTCCGATTCCCGCCACGCTCATCCAGATCCTTGTCGGTCTGTAAGTACTTTGTATTCGTCGACTAAGCGAGCAATGCCCACACAGTTTTcgtaacaatattaatttgtaatCCGTCATATTCGAGTGTATCCTGAAatagaaaaaagtttttttaataacgataaAATATTACACCTACGTTTGATATTATTTACAATGTGAGAttgaataaattgtttatttatgagttaatttatataaaataattgCTTTTGATAAGTAGACTATGTATTTAAGTAAGAAAAATAGTTCTCATTATTATGCAACAAGGCTTACtttcattattttatgtaatacttATTACTATTACAACTACCCTACATATTAATGTTTCGTGCTATCATATAAATAAGAAGAAAGCCATacaaaaagctttaaaatatCAACAAATCACTTATTTGATTGAGAAATTATGCTAAACCTAATAATTGTCGACTGGCAAACAATGCCTCATTTTCTTTTCATCTCATTTGGCAAGTCTGCCTTTTGTACACTTGTGTTTTTGAACTAAAAGAATACATTAATAACGGCATTTTACTTCTTGAAGTCGTCAAgtcaaaaatattaacaagGTCTTAATATTTAAATGCTTACTTTCAAAATGCTTagtttttcattcaaaaatgcCATTTCCAATTCCGCGAGTTTTTGTGCAACTACACTTGAATTATCTTGATGaattcgataaaataaaattagcagAATAGGGgctaaataaagaaaattaatgaTGGGATTAAAGTGCAAAGAATAACAGGATACGTGTGATATTGGATGGAGCGATATAATTGTTAGTATGTTGTGCATGTGAGAAGCAAATTAACTAGTTTTTACACTAGCTAGAAGGTAAATAACTGTGTATCCAATAGGCGACTGACGCGGCCACGTGATCCTATTTGGCAAAGCTGTATGATTTGATATGACTGTCGGTAGTTTTTTTTACAGCGTCAAATAGCCTGTGACCAAAAAGTTGTCAGttcaaccttattccaattgtaacaaagacgtgttgcgaacttattggctactttgagtTTCACGAAATATCTGACGTTGACTGTACAGGCACAGCACATcacactaagagtaggcgcacaccgttgatttttagttggccgatagttgtgcccgattttaaattgtatgaagaatcggccaaatcgaatcggcgtagtgtgcgcactcccagacatgcccatactgatcaactgctcgactaaactatcggccgacgaaaaatcaacggtgtgcgcctactctaaacatATTTggtgcaaaatagcatctattacaagtGAATAAAGTACCGCAGTGCTTTAGTCAGTACACGAGGTTGTTGAAAGTTCATCCATATCCTATGTCCTATATGATAAGCGAAATGTCTTGCTACATGTTGCCTTATGGATACACGGTTGAAACTTGTCGCCCATTTCCAaatttttgtataaataaaaagagaGAAAAAATCTCAAATAATCACGAATTTATACAATCCTACAGTATGTTCGGTGAAGATGCATTATAGGCATACAGATAATATGTGCTTTCTACTCTAAGAGGCTTTTAAATTATGTGATATGTAATTCAATAGGCAAAAATGTCTTTAAATTACTTTAACACATAGATAATGCTTTCTAACCATAACAATGCCCAAATTATGCAGTTCAAACTTATTAACATCTAAGCAAACTTTGTACTATGGTGAAcagataataaataaagaaacttACTGTTTTGTTAATCTACATAATAAGTAAACACTCAAAAATAAAGTATGATCATTGATCGTGCAGCAGTTCATACCATGTTAGGAAATATGAAATGTACTAATGATACCTTTTAAATGATAACATAAAATAATGCACACAAAAATGTTTGTTGTGGGGTATCGAATCAGCGACCGTAGTTACCGGAAAAAGAAAGTGTTGCCAGGATATTTAAACCATTTACTAGTACTTaataagtttcaaaatatgTGATTAATATGATGCGTCATTTAATCAAGATTCACACTATGGCACTCAATTATTATTTACCCATATGCATTACATGCCACATAATTCATCTggtattcgctgggtgcgaagtactaggtgggggggacataatctatcgcagcgctcatggtggtcaaaagtagaaataatgtaagctctgtcatcagatgtatctgtcaatggcaaagcgattctacataatacattttaatatcattaattaatcgcatgaaaagggtcctactgggaacttaaataaaagagtggactgtatttcgatagggctgttttaatagccgtttacaatttggaaataactaaactatacaacgtggtagtacaaaaatgagtcacagtagttgttgtgcacagatgtttgccttatgatgagagcgtgaattattgaactctgcccttgttttgttcttaattcttctacatctcggacttgtccagccaataccaacaactttcctttaaatacggtttgtggttggaatttgatattgtaactctcacaaacccggtcttcaaaacgatactcatttcgatctgaaaacgatatttaatttattactagcgatacagaaacatttaaatatatttactgttatataatgaaaccgttaaagtagctttttctttttgttttactgtaaaactacaactataaatgaagtaaacaaaccctgacacaatcaaaattaaacacactttttggacttacctcatttgatttgaatgaccaaaatgatttcaaaaccttttttccacccaaatcgtggtatcacaacaatttattagttgaaaataggtatttgttattttttcatttcgatattttttcacaaatatacgacctaaatgtcaatgtgacagaacccacaaagttgtggacgctagttggcgctgtaatcgtgcacggagccaatagCTGTTAGCACAAACTACATTATCAACAATAATCACCGTGCCTCAGAAATTCATATCTAAGCCTATTTGATACATAACTTCCTCCATATCTCTCTCCGCGGTGCAGTCACCCGTACCGTTGGCTTGCTGGGCCGATTTCGATGTGGTCGCTTCTTCCGAGCTGGTGGAAGCGGCAAGCTTGAGGGGGGGTAGGCCGATGATGACTCGGATTTGGTCGGTGAGGTGTGGCGCGGACACCACTTGGTGGTATATGCCTTCTGCTGTGCTCAGTATTCTGTCTACGTCGAGACACATTGATAGGTCGTTGACGTGCTGAAAAAAGgaagtaagattttttttaaagattattagcaatttgtattgcccaaattactaatagtcccattagcccctcgtgttaagctaaataagcttgtgttacgagtgggctcaccacaatagtcgagcggcggtgggattcgaacccgcgttcctcggatcttgaTTCGGCcgctccgaccccttcaccgttcggttaTCGTGGCTATGATTGAATATGAattcaagtaggtacatattcaAATATCACAGCAATATTGACTGGCTGTTTCGTTTGTGGATAGATTTTGTAAAAACCGATTTATTCATGCTACTTTTttacctatcatcatcatcatcatttcagccataggacgtccactgctgaacataggcctcccctaatgctttccacgattggtagcggcctgcatccagcgcttccctgctacctttacgatgtcgtcggtccaccttataggtggacgtcccacgctgcgttttccggtacgcggcctccattccagaaccttgctgccccatcggtcgtcagttctgagtactatatgccctgccctgTATTTTTACCTATAGGAAAGAAAtataatgataaaaattaaactTACCTTCAAAATTTCTGTAAAACCGTAGTCTTTGCCCATGATAATGTCCTTTTCGGCGTCGAGTATGGCAACACAAACTAGTAAATGGAAATTACTACATGGCAACCCGGTCCATAGCACCTCCCATAgcctgaaaaaaattaaaaaatctttataagtACTCTGAAAATGCCCGAGAACACAGAATTTGAAAACAATGTTCAATTAATGTCAGTTGTGTACTTGTTTATGAGACGAAAAAACAAAGAGCCTGATCACTGAAGCGGAGAGAATGGGATTGGTCAGGATCAATAGCTATTTTAGCCAATAGAATAAGCTTAAAATCTCCGCTCCACTGCAGCACTGCAACGACCAGTGATTTGCAAAGttgtttaaaaattcatacttttAAATGCGAAGCGCGCAAGTGGAGCGGGGAAACGGAGTACGGAATCGTAGCTAGATACGagtagggggcgtccattaattacgtgagacgttTTTGGATCAAGAAAATCTTCACTAATCTCATCAGTGGGGGCTGAAAAATAGCtaaaataggctagtttcctaaaaaaatttttttagtccgtcaattttaatataaaaaaatattggacacgtatatttttcaTTGTCAATCTAactaataattacaaagttatagtgcgttgaagttccgcgcgacgtcacaaagtgctgcacttttacgcacttactgacgtcacgggccttttctttagaactttggcacgctttatctttatacatatcattagttttaaaaagtgaaaaatacgtggcaagtagtttttgataagctaactgacggactaattaaaaatcttgcttttttacccaggaaacatccctattgtctCACGTAATCAACGGAGTAATGAGTAATGACTCGTCACGTACAAAATGTTGTAGACGACTGTGGTTGAATTGCTGGAGCTCGTTTCTTCTGTTTCGCTTGCAGGCTCTTCCATGCTGAGTCCTCACTCGTCTTTTAGCTTTCTCCCGTAGTTAGGTCTTGTACTCACCTCACAATGTCTCCGTGCGAGAACTCGCGCTTGAACGACAGCAGCGCTTGTAGTTTGCTGCAGCTGCTGAAACGACAGCAGCGCTTGCAGCTGCTGCTTCATGCCTGCCTGTCAATGGAGAGCTGAACTTCAGAACTCCATCTCACCTCATGATGTCTCCATGCGAGAACTCCCGCTTGAACCAGACGAGCAGCCAGCGGAAGCAGAAGTACATGTTAGCCGAGTCCTTCTGCGCGAGAACAAGAGTACATAGAGCTTGCAGCTGCTTCAGCTGCTGCTTCATGTCGGCATGTCAATGGGGAACTGAACACCAGAACTTCATCTCACTTCATGATGTCCCCGTGCGAGAAGTCACGCTTGAACGACAGCAGCGCTTGTAGTTTGCTGCAGCTGCTGAAACGACAGCAGCGCTTGCAGCTGCTGCTTAATGCCGGCCTATTAATGGGGAACTGAACACCAGAAATCCAGAACTCCATCTCACCTCATAATGTCTCCGTGCGAGAACTCCCGCTTGAACCAGACGAGCAGCCAGCGGAAGCAGAAGTACATGTTAGCCGAGTCCTTCTGCGCGAGAACAAGAGTACATAGAGCTTGCAGCTGCTTCAGCTGCTGCTTCGTGTCGGCCTGTCAATAGGGAACTGAACACCAGAAGTCCCTCTCACCTCATGATGCCTCTCAACTCACGCGTGAGCAACAGCAGTGCTTGTAGTTGCTGCAACTGCTGCTTGATGCCTGCCTGTCAACGGGGAATTGAACActataaccaggcctgttcatctccgcgagtttacatcgaaaacaaaacacgcacgattgccccctacaagagtactattcgacaaggcctcacatacgagcgaacattgactcacgcacgcgtattcttgtgtatgatggaaaaaaataaagaaaatggtgtactaaatagtgtgcagtatttaactgcctaaataataataaaaacacagaatgtacttttttaagttgcctgaagacactgagaggtaaataagtagttaatattattcatgataattcatgctaaatcatgtatttcctccgccattttctgcagattggcacctcacgtcacatcattttaccgaagtcagccctatagcttcggcgcagtaccgatcactgacgtttgtcaacaaaacttctgacaaacttgcttgactcttgagacaagctaaattacaccatattgttaatgacattgagcatacatttttttaaataccttcgcgaagtaaaacttctgtacgtagtacttattattattctgtgctataacTCTATCTCACCTCATAATGTCTCCATGCGAGAACTCCCGCTTGAACCAGACGAGCAGCCAGCGGAAGCAGAAGTACATGTTAGCGGAGTCCTTCTGCGCGAGGTGCTGCGCCAGCGCCGGGCTCGCGAACGACAGCAGCGCTTGCAGCTGCTTATTGATGCCTGCCTGTCAATGGGGAACTGAACACATCCATCTCACCTCATGATGTCGGCGATAACTCGCGGGTGAGCAACAGCAGCGCTTGCAGCTGCTGCAGCTGCTGAAACGACAGCAGCGCTTCTAATTTGCTGCAGCTGCTGAAACGACAGCAGCGCTTGCAGCTGCTTATTAAAGCCGGCTTGTCAATGGGGAACTGAACACCAGAAGTCTATCTCACCTCATAATGTCTCCGTGCGAGAAATCACGCTTGGGCAACAGCAGCGCTTGTAGTTTGCTGCAGCTGCTGTAACAACAGCAGCGCTTGAAGCTGCAGCTTGATGCCTGCCTGTCAATGGGGAACTGAACACCAGGAGTCTATATCACCTCATAATGTCTCCGTGCGAGAACTCGCGCTTGAACCAGACGAGCAGCCAGCGGAAGCAGAAGTACATGTTAGCCGAGTCTTTCTGCTCGAGAACAAGAGTACATAGAGCTTGCAGCTGCTTCAGCTGCTGCTTCATGTCGGCATGTCAATGGGGAACTGAACACCAGAAGTCCATCTCACCTCATGATGTCTCCGTGCGAGAACTGCCGCTTGAACGACAGCAGCGCTTGAAGTTTGCTGCAGCTGCTGTAACAACAGCAGCGCTTGCAGCTGCAGCTTGATGCCTGCCTGTAAACGGGGAACTGAACACCAGAAATCCATCTCACCTCATGATGTCCCCGTGCGAGAAGTCACGCTTGAACCAGACGAGCAGCCAGCGGAAGCAGAAGTACATGTTAGCCGAGTCTTTCTGCTCGAGAACAAGAGTACATAGAGCTTGCAGCTGCTTCAGCTGCTGCTTCATGCCTGCCTGTCAATGGGAAACTGAACACTATAACTCTATCTCACCTCATAATGTCTCCATGCGAGAACTCCCGCTTGAACCAGACGAGCAGCCAGCGGAAGCAGAAGTACATGTTAGCGGAGTCCTTCTGCGCGAGAACAAGAGTACATAGAGCTTGCAGCTGCTACAGCTGCTGCTTAATGCCTGCCTGTCAATAGGGAACTGAACACCAGAAGTCCCTCTCACCTCATGATGCCTCTCAACTCACGCGTGAGCAACAGCAGTGCTTGTAGTTGCTGCAACTGCTGCTTGATGCCTGCCTGTCAATGGGAAACTGAACACTATAACTCTATCTTACCTCATAATGTCTCCATGCGAGAACTCCCGCTTGAACCAGACGAGCAGCCAGCGGAAGCAGAAGTACATGTTAGCCGAGTCCTTCTGCGCGAGAACAAGAGTACATAGAGCTTGCAGCTGCTGCTTAATCCTGCCTGTCAATGGGGAGCTGAACACCAGGACTCCAGCTCACAGGCTTGAGCA contains:
- the LOC135072842 gene encoding zinc finger protein 761-like, producing MSFKNQCRTCLGREKEMRHVHAFVNITGDEVRLSDILENFYNYKISSEDPYPENICINCVHQLTITYSFKALIEASAKTLADASQQLEATSDNDCEYNYESDELKQDLKSRSYKEKKKKHKKLPPPPPVENEMIVVFCVECKTEFTSIKALTEHCTSNHPVKSDVGRDCEYCNEKFEDFRSLARHRKLHLKPYLCENCWEGFYDVNDLNCHSCQPNVDNKDKNRSERILRQCDQCGKSYPPGYIRIHMLTHSNDRPYSCKYCPKRFKVPGGLHSHILWNHKRTRNHKCEVCNATFISSSSRSSHIRKNHLKEKKYGCDSCGKRFFSKSELQRHSLTHTGVKNFHCHLCDKSYQTRYGLNVHLKSHSQNL